A single region of the Branchiostoma lanceolatum isolate klBraLanc5 chromosome 1, klBraLanc5.hap2, whole genome shotgun sequence genome encodes:
- the LOC136436231 gene encoding GPI mannosyltransferase 1-like, producing the protein MTTITMILTMNILRLCLLALGARLVLVAYGEWQDRTMLVKYTDVDYYVFSDAAQYVTNGQSPYNRATYRYTPLLAWMLTPNIYISPVFGKLLFVLSDVIAGYLMHQILLLRGVDAKTSKMCASVWLFNPLPMGVSSRGNAEALTIMLVLGTLYFVMKKCTNTAAILYATAVHFRIYPATYALPLFLIMNEDYTGCTCNRKQATKTTSDFIESFVNPSRVQLVFTSAMTFVLLTGLCFVMYGQEFVEETYLYHLTRRDIRHNFSVYFYMLYLTSESEWSFVVGIVAFLPQVVLLVAVSCWLYRDLPFCCFVQTFLFVTFNKVCTSQYFLWYLSLLPVILPTLKMKIQDAVTMATLWFLGQALWLLPAYYLEFQGQNTFLYIWAAGILFFAINVWILIKLLNAHVHEPMFSKGKLVKLNMND; encoded by the exons ATGACAACTATCACCATGATCCTTACAATGAACATACTACGTCTCTGTCTCCTGGCTTTGGGAGCACGTCTAGTGCTTGTAGCGTACGGAGAATGGCAGGACCGCACCATGCTGGTCAAGTACACAGACGTGGACTACTACGTCTTCTCTGATGCTGCGCAGTACGTCACTAACGGACAGTCACCTTACAATCGTGCCACCTACAGATACACCCCTCTACTAGCCTGGATGTTGACACCCAACATCTACATCTCTCCTGTGTTCGGCAAGCTGCTCTTCGTTTTAAGTGACGTGATAGCAGGGTACTTAATGCACCAGATTCTCCTTTTAAGGGGAGTGGATGCAAAGACGAGCAAGATGTGTGCGTCGGTGTGGCTCTTCAACCCTCTGCCTATGGGGGTATCTAGCAGAGGAAATGCAGAAGCTCTCACCATCATGTTGGTCCTGGGAACATTGTACTTTGTCATGAAGAAATGCACCAACACTGCTGCCATTCTGTACGCAACTGCAGTACACTTCAGGATCTACCCTGCAACATACGCTCTGCCATTGTTTCTCATAATGAACGAAGACTACACAGGTTGTACATGTAATCGTAAACAAGCCACAAAAACAACTTCAGACTTCATTGAATCCTTTGTAAACCCATCTCGAGTGCAGCTTGTTTTTACATCTGCTATGACATTTGTCTTGCTTACAGGATTGTGTTTTGTCATGTATGGACAGGAGTTTGTTGAAGAGACATATCTATACCACCTGACTAGGAGAGACATAAGACATAACTTTTCTGTGTACTTCTACATGCTGTACCTGACGTCTGAGAGTGAGTGGTCCTTTGTGGTGGGGATTGTGGCATTCCTGCCGCAGGTTGTACTGTTGGTTGCCGTGTCGTGTTGGTTGTACAGAGACCTGCCATTCTGCTGTTTTGTGCAGACTTTCCTGTTTGTTACCTTCAACAAAGTCTGTACATCACAG TACTTCCTGTGGTACCTGAGCCTACTTCCTGTCATCCTGCCCACCCTGAAGATGAAGATACAGGAtgccgtcaccatggcaaccctgTGGTTCCTGGGCCAGGCCCTATGGCTGCTCCCTGCCTATTACTTGGAGTTCCAGGGACAGAATACTTTCCTGTACATTTGGGCTGCAGGGATACTATTCTTTGCCATCAATGTTTGGATTCTGATCAAGTTGCTAAACGCACATGTACATGAGCCTATGTTTTCCAAGGGAAAACTGGTGAAGTTGAATATGAATGATTAG
- the LOC136436242 gene encoding betaine--homocysteine S-methyltransferase 1-like, giving the protein MPPKTKGLLERLKDGQTVICAEGYLFEFERRGYLKAGAYVPEVVVEHPDLVKGLYREFVHAGSDVVLAFTYYGHREKLRVIGREADLETMNRTALKLAREVADETGTLMAGNICNTTVFDPKVPSTREECITIFKEQIEWAVEEGADYIVAETYGMVAEAMLALECIKKYGKGLPAVVCMTFHKDADRSVDGLSLLDSMRTLEEAGAAVVGLNCGRGPFTMLPLVENIKNKIKVPVAALPVPFRCDELRPTMQSLVNHKGERAFPMDLDAFLCSRTMIAEFGQRCRELGLQYVGLCCGNASHFTRTLAESLGRTPPASKYSPDMSQHFAYGTDKKLHSLNTQKVVKLL; this is encoded by the exons ATGCCTCCTAAAACTAAAG GTTTGCTTGAGCGTCTGAAGGATGGACAGACAGTCATCTGTGCGGAGGGATATCTGTTCGAGTTCGAGCGACGTGGTTACCTGAAGGCCGGGGCCTACGTACCGGAAGTGGTGGTGGAACACCCAGACCTGGTGAAAGGGTTGTATCGAGAGTTTGTACACGCCGGAAGTGACGTGGTGTTGGCATTCACG TACTATGGGCACCGGGAGAAGCTGCGGGTTATCGGGCGGGAGGCTGACCTGGAGACCATGAACCGGACCGCCCTGAAGCTGGCCCGGGAGGTGGCAGACGAGACCGGTACTCTGATGGCGGGAAACATCTGTAACACAACCGTGTTCGACCCCAAAGTGCCCTCAACACGCGAAGAGTGTATCACCATATTTAAA GAACAGATAGAGTGGGCTGTTGAGGAAGGTGCAGACTACATCGTAGCGGAGACATACGGGATGGTTGCCGAGGCCATGCTGGCGCTGGAGTGTATCAAGAAGTACGGCAAAG GTCTCCCGGCGGTCGTGTGCATGACGTTCCACAAAGACGCAGACCGGAGTGTGGACGGACTCTCTCTGCTGGACTCCATGCGGACCCTGGAGGAGGCTGGAGCCGCCGTGGTGGGGCTGAACTGTGGGCGGGGGCCCTTCACTATGCTGCCGCTGGTGGAGAACATAAAGAACAAGATCAAG GTTCCTGTTGCTGCTCTACCTGTGCCGTTCCGTTGTGACGAGCTGAGGCCAACCATGCAGTCCCTCGTCAACCATAAAG GAGAGCGTGCCTTCCCCATGGACCTGGACGCCTTCCTGTGCAGCCGCACCATGATCGCAGAGTTCGGGCAGCGCTGCCGGGAGCTGGGGCTGCAGTACGTGGGGCTGTGCTGTGGGAACGCCTCGCACTTCACCCGGACCTTGGCCGAGTCCCTGGGCCGCACTCCGCCCGCCAGCAAGTATTCCCCCGACATGAGTCAGCACTTCGCCTACGGGACCGACAAGAAGCTCCACAGTCTCAACACCCAGAAAGTCGTCAAACTCTTGTAA
- the LOC136436249 gene encoding betaine--homocysteine S-methyltransferase 1-like isoform X2, producing the protein MTAKPRGLLERLKAGETVIVAEGYLFEFERRGYLKAGAFVPEVVVEHPELVKGMYREFVHAGSDVVLAFTYYGHREKLRVIGREADLETMNRTALKLAREVADETGTLMAGNISNTTCYDPDKPETHEQSRQIFKEQIEWAVEEGADFIVGETFGFLGEATVALECIKEFGKGLPAVVTMVIHRDSEHVADGHSIVDAMKALEKGGAAVVGFNCCRGPFTTLPLIEKVKGHVKVPIAALPVLYRTDEQYPTMQSFANHKGSRAFPMDLDAFLCSRTMIAEFGQRCRELGLQYVGLCCGNASHFTRTLAESLGRTPPASKYSPDMSQHFAYGTDKKLHSLNTQKVVKLL; encoded by the exons ATGACAGCGAAACCACGCG GTTTGCTTGAGCGTCTGAAGGCTGGGGAGACCGTTATCGTCGCGGAGGGATATCTGTTCGAGTTCGAGCGACGTGGTTACCTGAAGGCCGGAGCCTTCGTACCGGAAGTGGTGGTGGAACATCCGGAACTGGTGAAGGGGATGTACCGCGAGTTCGTACACGCCGGAAGTGACGTAGTGCTAGCATTCACG TACTATGGGCACCGGGAGAAGCTGCGGGTTATCGGGCGGGAGGCTGACCTGGAGACCATGAACCGGACCGCCCTGAAGCTGGCCCGGGAAGTGGCAGACGAGACCGGCACTCTGATGGCGGGAAACATCTCCAACACAACCTGCTACGATCCGGACAAGCCCGAAACTCACGAACAAAGTCGGCAGATTTTCAAG GAACAGATAGAGTGGGCTGTGGAAGAGGGCGCGGACTTCATCGTGGGAGAGACTTTCGGATTTCTTGGGGAAGCCACGGTAGCTCTGGAGTGTATCAAAGAGTTTGGGAAAG GGCTTCCAGCGGTGGTGACTATGGTAATCCACCGGGACTCGGAGCATGTTGCGGACGGACATTCCATAGTGGACGCCATGAAGGCGTTGGAGAAGGGCGGCGCTGCCGTGGTCGGATTCAACTGTTGCCGTGGGCCTTTTACTACCCTTCCCTTGATTGAGAAAGTCAAGGGCCATGTCAAG GTGCCGATAGCAGCTCTGCCTGTGCTGTACCGGACTGACGAACAGTACCCAACAATGCAGTCCTTCGCTAATCATAAAG GTTCTCGTGCCTTTCCCATGGACCTGGACGCCTTCCTGTGCAGCCGCACCATGATCGCAGAGTTCGGGCAGCGCTGCCGGGAGCTGGGGCTGCAGTACGTGGGGCTGTGCTGTGGGAACGCCTCGCACTTTACCCGGACCTTGGCCGAGTCCCTGGGCCGCACTCCGCCCGCCAGCAAGTATTCCCCCGACATGAGTCAGCACTTCGCCTACGGGACCGACAAGAAGCTCCACAGTCTCAACACCCAGAAAGTCGTGAAGCTTCTGTAA
- the LOC136436249 gene encoding betaine--homocysteine S-methyltransferase 1-like isoform X3: MTAKPRGLLERLKAGESVIVAEGYLFEFERRGYLKAGAFVPEVVVEHPELVKGLYREFVHAGSDVVLAFTYYGHREKLRVIGREADLETMNRTALKLAREVADETGTLMAGNISNTTSYNPDKPETLDECRQIFKEQIEWAVEEGADFIVGETYSMLGEALLALECIKEYGKGLPAVVTVSVHRDSEHMADGPSIVDAMKALEKGGAAVVGINCARGPFTTLPLVEKVKGNVKVPIAALPVLYRTDEQCPTMQSFTNHKGSRAFPMDLDAFLCSRTMIAEFGQRCRELGLQYVGLCCGNASHFTRTLAESLGRTPPASKYSPDMSQHFAYGTDKKLHSLNTQKVVKLL; encoded by the exons ATGACAGCGAAACCACGCG GTTTGCTTGAGCGTCTGAAGGCCGGGGAGAGCGTTATCGTCGCGGAGGGATATCTGTTTGAGTTCGAGCGACGTGGTTACCTGAAGGCCGGAGCGTTCGTACCGGAAGTGGTGGTGGAACATCCGGAACTGGTGAAGGGGCTGTACCGAGAGTTTGTACACGCAGGAAGTGACGTAGTGctggcatttaca TACTATGGGCACCGGGAGAAGCTGCGGGTTATCGGGCGGGAGGCTGACCTGGAGACCATGAACCGGACCGCCCTGAAGCTGGCCCGGGAGGTGGCAGACGAGACCGGTACTCTGATGGCGGGAAACATCTCCAACACCACCAGCTACAATCCGGACAAGCCTGAAACGCTCGACGAATGTCGGCAGATTTTTAAG GAACAGATAGAGTGGGCTGTAGAGGAAGGTGCAGACTTTATTGTAGGGGAGACCTACTCCATGCTGGGGGAAGCATTGCTGGCTTTGGAGTGCATCAAAGAATACGGGAAAG GACTTCCGGCCGTGGTGACCGTGTCAGTACATCGGGATTCTGAGCATATGGCGGACGGGCCCTCCATTGTGGACGCCATGAAGGCGTTGGAGAAAGGTGGCGCTGCCGTGGTGGGAATCAACTGCGCCCGTGGACCTTTCACCACACTTCCCCTGGTTGAGAAAGTCAAGGGCAATGTAAAG GTGCCGATAGCAGCTCTGCCTGTGCTGTACCGTACTGATGAACAGTGCCCAACAATGCAGTCCTTCACTAATCACAAAG GTTCTCGTGCCTTCCCCATGGACCTGGACGCCTTCCTGTGCAGCCGCACCATGATCGCAGAGTTCGGGCAGCGCTGCCGGGAGCTGGGGCTGCAGTACGTGGGGCTGTGCTGTGGGAACGCCTCGCACTTCACCCGGACCTTGGCCGAGTCCCTGGGCCGCACTCCGCCCGCCAGCAAGTATTCCCCCGACATGAGTCAGCACTTCGCCTACGGGACCGACAAGAAGCTCCACAGTCTCAACACCCAGAAAGTCGTCAAACTTTTGTAA
- the LOC136436249 gene encoding betaine--homocysteine S-methyltransferase 1-like isoform X1, protein MLLNKQQLTPPEMAAKPRGLLERLKAGETVIVAEGYLFEFERRGYLKAGAFVPEVVVEHPELVKGMYREFVHAGSDVVLAFTYYGHREKLRVIGREADLETMNRTALKLAREVADETGTLMAGNISNTTCYDPDKPETHEQSRQIFKEQIEWAVEEGADFIVGETFGFLGEATVALECIKEFGKGLPAVVTMVIHRDSEHVADGHSIVDAMKALEKGGAAVVGFNCCRGPFTTLPLIEKVKGHVKVPIAALPVLYRTDEQYPTMQSFANHKGSRAFPMDLDAFLCSRTMIAEFGQRCRELGLQYVGLCCGNASHFTRTLAESLGRTPPASKYSPDMSQHFAYGTDKKLHSLNTQKVVKLL, encoded by the exons ATGCTCTTGAACAAACAACAACTGACTCCTCCAGAAATGGCGGCGAAACCACGCG GTTTGCTTGAGCGTCTGAAGGCTGGGGAGACCGTTATCGTCGCGGAGGGATATCTGTTCGAGTTCGAGCGACGTGGTTACCTGAAGGCCGGAGCCTTCGTACCGGAAGTGGTGGTGGAACATCCGGAACTGGTGAAGGGGATGTACCGCGAGTTCGTACACGCCGGAAGTGACGTAGTGCTAGCATTCACG TACTATGGGCACCGGGAGAAGCTGCGGGTTATCGGGCGGGAGGCTGACCTGGAGACCATGAACCGGACCGCCCTGAAGCTGGCCCGGGAAGTGGCAGACGAGACCGGCACTCTGATGGCGGGAAACATCTCCAACACAACCTGCTACGATCCGGACAAGCCCGAAACTCACGAACAAAGTCGGCAGATTTTCAAG GAACAGATAGAGTGGGCTGTGGAAGAGGGCGCGGACTTCATCGTGGGAGAGACTTTCGGATTTCTTGGGGAAGCCACGGTAGCTCTGGAGTGTATCAAAGAGTTTGGGAAAG GGCTTCCAGCGGTGGTGACTATGGTAATCCACCGGGACTCGGAGCATGTTGCGGACGGACATTCCATAGTGGACGCCATGAAGGCGTTGGAGAAGGGCGGCGCTGCCGTGGTCGGATTCAACTGTTGCCGTGGGCCTTTTACTACCCTTCCCTTGATTGAGAAAGTCAAGGGCCATGTCAAG GTGCCGATAGCAGCTCTGCCTGTGCTGTACCGGACTGACGAACAGTACCCAACAATGCAGTCCTTCGCTAATCATAAAG GTTCTCGTGCCTTTCCCATGGACCTGGACGCCTTCCTGTGCAGCCGCACCATGATCGCAGAGTTCGGGCAGCGCTGCCGGGAGCTGGGGCTGCAGTACGTGGGGCTGTGCTGTGGGAACGCCTCGCACTTTACCCGGACCTTGGCCGAGTCCCTGGGCCGCACTCCGCCCGCCAGCAAGTATTCCCCCGACATGAGTCAGCACTTCGCCTACGGGACCGACAAGAAGCTCCACAGTCTCAACACCCAGAAAGTCGTGAAGCTTCTGTAA